A region of Chitinophaga horti DNA encodes the following proteins:
- a CDS encoding SusC/RagA family TonB-linked outer membrane protein: protein MNRQFLVMVAAWLSATGPAMANAPVSRMYAQAAQQVPVKGVVVAADGTPIPGATVKSLSTKKGATTNERGEFTIDAAAGEKLVITFMGYTQLEVAATTTPMRLTLTESSSQLGEIVVVGYGNQTKADVTGALTQLKADNIKQGVNISVDNMLQGKVSGVRIAQSSGEPGAGVDVFIRGVGSIRSGSTPLFVVDGVPLSNDNVSAGSPNVGLGTSEPKNPLNFLNTSDIETITILKDASAAAIYGARGSNGVVLITTKRGSKGAATLTYDTYVGTSKVIKKLDVMNADEYRKAVANPAFDHGGNTDWQDVIFRNAFVQNHNVSFAKNTPSGSYIASLSHMDQEGIVLNSSFKRTTARLNAEESFFDNKRLVVKMNLTASDINETGIPNGNTAGSDGQVLIHALMSNPTWNVRAADSSFTNFNKNQLYNPAYLLSIYDDKTNTFRALGNVEAALRIVNGLNYRVNFGIDKSNSERNTTMYPNVTDRTPLGAYSQNNLSSLTTLLEHYLTYNLTVQKHRVEALAGFSYQQFKYSGTTYGLQGITKQGQGVAPEYNPGYSGTPVAPQGFAQENELQSFFGRVNYNYDDRYMVTASLRADGSTRFGENNKYGYFPSAAIGWTLSRENFLKDVTEISDLKLRASWGQTGNQEVPNKITQPSYSLASSAGYYLYDNGTLINGVLVNRTANPNLKWELVEQFNIGADFDLFKGKLYGSLEYFNKTTKDPILNIPSGPLSPTTTIWKNVDATLVNKGFEFMLGSNLVRTKDFSWTMDVNGATLSNVIKDLPVSELYSGSISGPGLSGVNANIYKNGYEAGSFFMLKHLGYDKDGKDIFEDKTGDGVINTADRQIFEGAIPNFNFGLNSQMRYKHFDFSFAIIGQMGGYLFNNTALDLSINGIESDRNVLKKYYDAKAWSGNQVVVSTLFLEKSDMVRLNNLRLGYTLPLEKVSWLRSCNLYVAAQNLVTISDYSGYDPMVNTTKTVDGNQSLGIDYATYPAAKTFQLGATIKF, encoded by the coding sequence ATGAACAGACAGTTTCTCGTAATGGTAGCAGCGTGGCTTTCTGCCACCGGACCAGCGATGGCCAATGCGCCAGTTTCCCGAATGTACGCACAGGCCGCCCAACAGGTGCCTGTAAAAGGCGTCGTGGTAGCCGCCGACGGTACACCAATTCCCGGGGCAACGGTTAAATCCCTTTCCACGAAAAAAGGCGCCACCACCAACGAACGTGGCGAATTCACCATCGACGCGGCCGCAGGTGAAAAACTCGTGATCACATTCATGGGATATACGCAGCTCGAAGTAGCCGCCACCACCACGCCCATGCGTTTAACGCTCACCGAAAGCAGCAGCCAGCTGGGTGAGATCGTGGTAGTAGGTTATGGTAACCAGACCAAAGCCGACGTAACGGGCGCTTTAACACAACTGAAAGCAGATAACATAAAACAGGGCGTAAACATCTCCGTAGACAATATGCTGCAGGGTAAAGTATCCGGCGTACGTATTGCACAATCGAGCGGCGAGCCTGGAGCAGGTGTAGACGTATTTATCCGCGGCGTAGGCTCTATCCGTAGCGGTAGCACGCCTTTGTTCGTGGTAGACGGTGTTCCGCTGAGCAACGATAACGTAAGCGCAGGCAGCCCGAACGTAGGTTTGGGTACTTCCGAGCCTAAAAACCCGTTGAACTTTCTGAACACCAGCGATATTGAAACCATCACCATCCTGAAAGACGCTTCTGCCGCTGCTATTTACGGCGCAAGAGGCTCCAACGGTGTGGTGCTCATCACCACCAAACGCGGTAGCAAAGGTGCTGCCACGCTTACATACGACACCTATGTAGGTACGTCTAAAGTGATTAAAAAGCTGGACGTGATGAATGCCGACGAATACCGTAAAGCGGTGGCCAACCCGGCTTTCGATCATGGTGGCAACACCGACTGGCAGGATGTGATTTTCCGCAATGCGTTCGTGCAGAACCACAACGTTTCATTTGCTAAAAACACCCCTTCCGGCAGCTACATAGCCTCCCTCTCCCACATGGACCAGGAAGGTATTGTGCTGAACAGCAGCTTTAAAAGGACGACTGCCAGGTTGAATGCAGAGGAGTCTTTCTTCGATAACAAACGCCTCGTGGTGAAGATGAACCTGACCGCGAGCGACATCAACGAAACCGGCATCCCGAACGGTAACACTGCCGGTTCCGACGGACAGGTACTCATTCACGCGCTGATGTCGAACCCGACGTGGAATGTTCGCGCCGCAGACAGCAGCTTCACTAACTTCAATAAGAACCAGCTGTACAACCCTGCTTACCTGCTGAGCATCTACGACGATAAAACCAATACCTTCCGCGCATTGGGTAACGTAGAAGCCGCCCTGCGCATCGTGAACGGTTTGAACTACCGCGTGAACTTCGGTATCGACAAATCCAACTCCGAGCGTAACACCACCATGTACCCGAATGTAACGGATCGTACACCGCTGGGCGCTTACTCACAGAATAACTTGTCTTCCCTCACCACTTTGCTGGAACACTACCTCACCTACAACCTCACCGTGCAGAAGCACCGTGTGGAAGCACTGGCAGGTTTCTCTTACCAACAATTTAAATATTCCGGCACCACTTACGGTCTGCAAGGCATTACCAAACAAGGCCAGGGCGTAGCGCCGGAGTACAATCCCGGCTACTCCGGCACGCCTGTCGCACCACAGGGCTTTGCGCAGGAAAATGAGCTGCAATCATTCTTTGGCCGCGTAAACTACAACTACGACGACCGCTACATGGTAACCGCCTCTTTACGTGCAGACGGATCTACCCGTTTCGGCGAAAACAATAAATACGGTTACTTCCCATCAGCTGCAATCGGCTGGACGCTCTCCCGTGAGAATTTCCTGAAAGACGTGACTGAGATCTCCGACCTGAAACTGCGCGCCAGCTGGGGTCAGACCGGTAACCAGGAAGTACCGAACAAGATCACGCAGCCTAGTTATTCCCTCGCTTCTTCTGCCGGTTACTACCTGTACGACAACGGCACGCTTATCAATGGCGTACTGGTAAACCGTACTGCTAACCCCAACCTGAAGTGGGAACTGGTAGAACAGTTTAATATCGGCGCCGACTTCGACCTGTTCAAAGGCAAATTATACGGTTCATTGGAGTACTTCAACAAGACGACGAAAGACCCGATCCTGAACATTCCTTCCGGTCCGCTGAGCCCTACCACTACCATCTGGAAGAACGTAGATGCAACGCTGGTGAACAAAGGTTTTGAATTCATGCTTGGTTCTAACCTGGTACGTACCAAAGACTTCTCCTGGACCATGGACGTAAACGGCGCCACCCTGTCGAACGTGATCAAAGACCTGCCAGTATCTGAACTGTATTCCGGCAGCATTTCCGGCCCCGGCCTTTCCGGTGTGAACGCCAACATTTACAAAAACGGTTACGAAGCGGGTTCCTTCTTTATGCTGAAGCACCTGGGTTATGACAAAGACGGTAAAGACATTTTTGAAGATAAAACCGGTGATGGCGTGATCAACACGGCTGACAGGCAGATCTTCGAAGGTGCGATCCCGAACTTCAATTTTGGGTTGAACAGCCAGATGCGTTATAAACACTTCGACTTCTCCTTCGCGATCATTGGCCAGATGGGCGGTTACCTGTTTAACAACACCGCGCTGGACCTCAGCATAAACGGCATTGAATCGGACCGTAACGTATTGAAGAAATACTACGACGCCAAAGCATGGTCGGGTAACCAGGTAGTAGTGTCTACCCTGTTCCTCGAGAAATCGGACATGGTACGCCTGAACAACCTGCGCCTGGGTTATACCCTGCCACTGGAGAAAGTATCCTGGCTGCGCTCCTGCAACCTTTATGTAGCCGCACAGAACCTGGTGACCATCTCCGACTACTCCGGTTATGATCCGATGGTGAACACCACTAAGACCGTAGACGGTAACCAGTCACTGGGTATCGATTACGCTACCTATCCTGCAGCAAAAACATTCCAGTTAGGCGCAACCATTAAATTCTAA
- a CDS encoding 3-keto-disaccharide hydrolase, whose product MVLRSKNNFIGRSLRIGFLCACGAGFAFSQASAQSQLPLQDFSSFKNAGKSWQIVGDVNTEQGKENSFKTTGGTGILVNQPTKKAHGEDLFFNLEHGDIDLELEYMMAAGANSGIYLQGRYELQLLDSWGTVAPKPGDNGGIYERWDDSKPEGQKGYQGYAPRQNASKAPGLWQKLRVSFQAPRFDASGKKISNAKMLRVELNGVLIHENIELSGPTRGAVGGNEVAAGPLRIQGDHGAVAFRNIIIKQYDKARPELSALQYKAYKGRYSRDTDYSKAKAEATGTSNLLTANASHLSQEYTLVYKGTLNVKEAGEYQLEMAVQGGNGFIIVDGKPVRNRVTLPAGNVPVEIIYSRTGDWGNPTLGLNIAGPGVRSFYIGDVITPDDTDPIILSANTNTILRSFIDVPGSQKITHAVSVGSPLKVNYTYDLDHGMLVQVWRGEFLETTPMWHERGNGTSRPMGALQRLGKPFFQLGKLAGEQAAWTADSTGSGYRPKGYVLDEQDRPTFKYQVYGASVNDQVRVSEDGHGIVREISVTNAPSDLYAKLAEGAQIESIGKDLYLVDGKAYFLQVQDAGGAKPLVRESAGVKELIVPVRGKLSYSILF is encoded by the coding sequence ATGGTACTAAGATCGAAAAACAATTTTATTGGCCGATCGCTCCGGATCGGCTTTTTATGTGCATGCGGCGCAGGCTTCGCTTTTTCGCAGGCCAGTGCGCAAAGCCAGTTGCCGCTGCAGGATTTTTCCTCTTTCAAAAATGCCGGTAAAAGCTGGCAGATTGTGGGCGATGTGAATACAGAGCAGGGAAAAGAGAACAGCTTCAAAACCACCGGCGGAACCGGTATCCTCGTTAATCAGCCTACAAAAAAGGCACATGGTGAAGACTTGTTCTTCAACCTGGAACATGGCGACATCGACCTGGAACTGGAGTATATGATGGCGGCAGGTGCCAACTCCGGTATTTACCTCCAGGGCCGTTACGAACTGCAGCTGCTCGACAGCTGGGGTACAGTGGCTCCCAAACCCGGCGACAACGGCGGTATCTACGAACGTTGGGACGATAGCAAACCAGAAGGTCAGAAAGGTTACCAGGGCTACGCTCCCCGCCAGAACGCCAGCAAGGCGCCCGGCCTGTGGCAGAAACTGAGAGTGTCTTTCCAGGCGCCGCGTTTCGACGCTTCCGGTAAAAAAATAAGCAACGCCAAAATGCTCCGCGTAGAGCTGAACGGTGTGCTGATCCACGAAAACATCGAACTGTCTGGCCCCACCCGTGGCGCTGTTGGCGGTAACGAAGTAGCTGCCGGCCCGCTCCGCATCCAGGGCGACCATGGTGCCGTTGCGTTCAGGAACATTATTATCAAACAATACGATAAAGCCCGTCCGGAACTGTCGGCCCTGCAATACAAGGCTTACAAAGGCCGTTACAGCCGCGACACGGACTACAGCAAAGCAAAAGCGGAAGCAACAGGTACATCTAACCTGCTCACCGCCAATGCTTCTCATCTTTCCCAGGAATACACCCTCGTTTACAAAGGCACACTCAACGTGAAAGAAGCCGGTGAATACCAGCTGGAAATGGCGGTGCAGGGTGGTAACGGTTTCATCATCGTTGATGGTAAACCGGTGCGTAACAGGGTTACATTGCCTGCAGGCAACGTTCCGGTGGAAATTATCTACTCCCGCACCGGTGACTGGGGTAACCCGACACTGGGGCTGAACATCGCTGGTCCGGGTGTACGCTCGTTCTACATCGGTGATGTGATTACGCCGGACGATACCGATCCGATAATCTTATCTGCCAATACCAACACGATCCTGAGAAGCTTCATCGACGTACCGGGTTCGCAAAAGATCACCCACGCCGTTTCTGTAGGCAGCCCGCTGAAGGTAAACTACACGTACGACCTCGATCACGGTATGCTGGTGCAGGTGTGGAGAGGCGAGTTCCTCGAAACTACGCCGATGTGGCACGAACGCGGTAACGGTACTTCCCGCCCGATGGGGGCACTGCAGCGTTTAGGTAAACCGTTCTTCCAGCTGGGTAAACTGGCAGGTGAACAGGCTGCCTGGACCGCCGACTCCACCGGCAGCGGCTATCGCCCTAAAGGTTATGTACTCGACGAGCAGGACAGGCCTACGTTCAAATACCAGGTATATGGCGCTTCGGTAAATGACCAGGTGCGTGTATCGGAAGATGGCCATGGCATCGTACGCGAAATCAGCGTAACAAACGCTCCATCCGACCTGTACGCTAAACTGGCAGAAGGCGCACAAATTGAATCCATAGGAAAGGACCTCTACCTGGTGGACGGTAAAGCTTACTTCCTGCAGGTGCAGGACGCAGGCGGCGCTAAACCACTGGTACGCGAATCCGCAGGCGTAAAGGAACTGATCGTTCCGGTACGCGGCAAACTGAGCTACTCCATCCTTTTCTAA
- a CDS encoding ATP-binding protein — MNKTLLLLLSTFSLSATAQHKLEKIWETKPIIAVPESVLDDGKGTLYVSLINGSPWALDATGGVARLKPDGTGYDSTFITGLHSPKGLAIFGDRLYVADVHAVVVVDLKKGAIEKNIAWEEAQGLNDLTVDADGIVYVSDSKSGKVWRIENDNPTLYLENLEGLNGLKAAGTDLIIAAGKSFVKADKDKKITNIASLPQGGDGIEPVGKGDYLVTSWSGWIFYVHANGKVETLLNTSAEKINAADIGYDAKKRIVYVPTFNAKTVAAYKLK; from the coding sequence ATGAACAAGACATTACTCTTATTGCTAAGTACCTTCTCCCTTTCTGCGACTGCCCAGCACAAACTTGAAAAAATATGGGAAACGAAGCCCATCATCGCCGTACCTGAATCTGTGCTGGACGATGGCAAAGGCACTTTATACGTTTCCCTGATTAATGGTTCGCCATGGGCGCTCGATGCTACCGGCGGCGTTGCCCGTTTAAAGCCCGATGGTACTGGCTACGACTCTACTTTCATTACCGGTTTACACTCTCCAAAAGGCCTGGCCATCTTTGGCGACCGCCTGTATGTGGCTGATGTACACGCGGTGGTCGTAGTAGATCTGAAGAAAGGTGCGATCGAGAAAAACATTGCCTGGGAAGAAGCGCAGGGCCTGAACGACCTCACGGTGGATGCTGACGGCATCGTATACGTGTCCGACTCCAAGTCCGGCAAGGTATGGCGCATTGAGAACGATAATCCGACACTTTACCTCGAAAACCTCGAAGGTCTTAACGGCCTCAAAGCGGCAGGCACCGACCTGATCATCGCTGCCGGCAAGTCTTTCGTGAAAGCTGATAAAGATAAAAAGATCACCAACATCGCATCGTTACCACAAGGCGGCGACGGCATCGAGCCTGTTGGTAAAGGCGATTACCTCGTTACATCCTGGAGCGGCTGGATATTTTACGTGCATGCCAATGGTAAAGTGGAAACGCTGCTGAATACATCTGCGGAGAAGATCAATGCGGCGGATATCGGGTATGATGCGAAGAAACGGATCGTGTATGTACCGACGTTTAATGCGAAGACGGTGGCGGCTTATAAGTTGAAGTAG
- a CDS encoding c-type cytochrome: MKNIIRKAACFLLPLAATLTQLPAFAQETPKEEDYFRIMKLSAPEGILLEVGGLTVLPGGELGVATRRGDVYIVENPTSNRPFFRKFASGLHEILGLAWKDGALYCAQRGELTKLVDSNMDGKADIFETVYAWPLSGHYHEYSFGPRLAPDGSFFVSGNVAFGNEEWWRGESRVPWRGWMMHISADGNMEPWATGMRSPCGLGMIDGELFYSENQGDYMGSGGVWHVTKGAFVGHPAGLRWTGMANSPLKLTAEKFNSIVDERKVKNEQGRYIKPENVQNEKFQMMFEVKSQVPELRTPAVWLPHGILGISNSEILPIPEGNFGPFGGQVLVGDQGQSKIMRVVMEKVNGEYQGVAFDFRQGFQSGVLRMAWAPDGSLFVGETNRGWGSAGDANEGLQRLAWNNRIPFEMKTVKAMPDGFEIEFTLPVDKKSAQDLASYAVESFSYKYHPVYGSPTVNTEKCEVKGVKVSEDGLKARIIVDNLRQYYIHAITLNGVRAEDLYYSLVHPTGYYTLNNIPAGAKLSMAGVSTRNSEKEAAAKAKASEAAKPKTTPAKTDAAAKPAAPVAYTYEQVKPLLAKYTCAACHNADKKQVGPSFRDIAKRKYSNETIVKLIYNPKPENWPGYATEMPPMPQVPKADALKIASYINSLK; encoded by the coding sequence ATGAAAAATATAATCAGGAAAGCAGCCTGTTTCTTATTGCCACTCGCTGCCACCCTTACACAACTGCCTGCCTTTGCACAGGAAACGCCGAAGGAAGAAGACTATTTCAGGATCATGAAGCTGAGCGCACCCGAAGGCATTTTGCTGGAAGTGGGCGGTCTCACCGTTCTGCCTGGTGGTGAACTGGGCGTGGCTACCCGCCGCGGCGATGTTTACATCGTTGAAAACCCGACGAGCAATCGTCCGTTCTTCCGCAAGTTCGCAAGCGGCCTGCACGAAATCCTCGGCCTGGCCTGGAAAGACGGTGCACTGTACTGCGCACAGCGTGGTGAGCTCACCAAACTGGTGGATTCTAATATGGACGGCAAAGCCGACATTTTCGAAACCGTATATGCCTGGCCGTTATCCGGTCACTACCACGAGTATAGCTTCGGCCCGAGACTGGCCCCCGATGGCTCTTTCTTCGTGAGTGGCAACGTAGCTTTCGGTAACGAAGAGTGGTGGCGTGGTGAAAGCCGCGTTCCATGGCGTGGTTGGATGATGCACATTTCCGCAGACGGCAATATGGAGCCTTGGGCTACCGGTATGCGCTCTCCCTGCGGTTTGGGCATGATCGACGGTGAACTGTTTTACTCAGAGAACCAGGGCGACTACATGGGCTCCGGTGGTGTTTGGCATGTAACTAAAGGCGCCTTCGTAGGCCACCCTGCAGGTTTACGCTGGACCGGTATGGCAAACTCCCCGCTGAAACTGACTGCGGAGAAGTTCAACTCCATCGTGGACGAACGTAAAGTGAAAAACGAACAAGGTCGCTATATCAAACCAGAGAACGTACAGAACGAAAAGTTCCAGATGATGTTCGAAGTAAAAAGCCAGGTGCCAGAACTGCGCACGCCAGCTGTATGGCTGCCGCACGGTATCCTGGGTATCTCCAACTCCGAGATCCTGCCTATCCCCGAAGGTAACTTCGGTCCGTTCGGCGGACAGGTACTCGTAGGCGACCAGGGCCAGAGTAAGATCATGCGTGTGGTAATGGAAAAAGTAAACGGCGAATACCAGGGCGTAGCATTCGACTTCCGCCAGGGCTTCCAGTCGGGCGTACTGCGTATGGCATGGGCTCCGGACGGCTCCCTGTTCGTTGGTGAAACTAACCGTGGCTGGGGCTCTGCCGGCGACGCGAACGAAGGTTTGCAGCGCCTGGCCTGGAACAACCGCATCCCGTTCGAAATGAAAACCGTAAAGGCCATGCCTGATGGTTTCGAGATCGAGTTCACCCTGCCGGTTGATAAAAAATCAGCACAGGACCTCGCATCTTACGCGGTAGAAAGCTTCTCTTACAAATACCACCCGGTATATGGCAGCCCGACTGTAAATACCGAGAAATGTGAAGTGAAAGGTGTGAAAGTATCCGAAGACGGCCTCAAAGCCCGCATCATCGTTGATAACCTGCGCCAGTACTACATTCACGCGATCACCCTGAATGGCGTACGTGCGGAAGACCTGTACTATTCACTGGTACACCCAACCGGTTACTACACACTGAACAACATCCCAGCCGGCGCTAAACTGTCGATGGCTGGCGTAAGCACCCGCAACTCCGAGAAGGAAGCTGCTGCTAAGGCTAAAGCCTCCGAAGCTGCAAAACCTAAAACAACGCCTGCTAAAACGGATGCCGCTGCTAAACCAGCTGCCCCGGTAGCTTACACCTACGAGCAGGTAAAACCGCTGCTGGCCAAATACACTTGCGCCGCTTGTCACAATGCTGATAAAAAGCAGGTAGGTCCATCTTTCCGCGACATCGCCAAAAGAAAGTATAGCAACGAAACGATCGTAAAACTGATCTACAATCCTAAGCCTGAAAACTGGCCTGGCTACGCGACAGAAATGCCGCCAATGCCGCAGGTCCCTAAAGCCGATGCATTGAAGATCGCGAGCTATATCAACTCTTTGAAATAG
- a CDS encoding B12-binding domain-containing radical SAM protein: MSASVFLITPPFTQLNTPYPATAYLKGFLNTKNVSSFQADLGIEVTLALFSRKGLEALFARIQPREGITDNAARILALQDDYIHTIDDVILFLQGKNPTLAHRICKRDFLPEASRFAQLEDLDWAFGSMGTQDKGKHLATMYLEDLSDLIMECVDEHFGFSRYAERLARSANSFDELYAALQKEYTFVDELMMQLLEEKMQRVQPQLVAISVPFPGNLYASLRCGQWIKRHFPQTRVVMGGGFANTELRSLSDARVFEFYDFITLDDGEAPIENLLKHVQGGAGQELLKRTFALVNGEVTYFNNASCADYKQGQVGTPDYRDLLLDQYISAIEVVNPMHRMWSDGRWNKLTMAHGCYWGKCTFCDISLDYIRVYEPIAASLLCDRMEEIIAQTGQNGFHFVDEAAPPALMRALALEIIRRKLNVSWWTNVRFEKSFTRDLCLLLKKSGCIAVSGGLEVASDRLLELIQKGITVAQVAQVNRNFTEAGIMVHAYLMYGFPTQTEQETIDSMEMVRQMFKTGILQSAFWHLFTMTAHSPVGMDPARYKVKKETELIGAFANNDIVHVDETGADHEAFGFGLKKSLFNYMHGLCLDDPLQKWFEFKVPKTKVATDYIEKSLVEDIYVAPKPTTKVVWLGKKPGVEHFTKSKKGQSWEMTSLTFQDRKEKANISVSQPQGIWLAEMLEKLSVNNPKTYTLQEVKDSYAAAGFDDFELFWDNKPVSTLYKFGLLKL, from the coding sequence TTGAGTGCGTCCGTTTTCCTGATCACACCGCCTTTTACGCAGCTGAATACGCCTTACCCGGCAACAGCTTACCTGAAAGGCTTCCTGAATACTAAAAATGTTTCCTCCTTTCAGGCGGACCTCGGTATAGAGGTAACGCTTGCGCTTTTTTCCCGCAAGGGACTGGAGGCGCTGTTCGCACGCATTCAACCACGCGAAGGTATCACTGATAATGCCGCCCGCATCCTGGCCTTGCAGGATGATTATATTCATACGATCGACGATGTGATCCTGTTCCTGCAGGGTAAAAATCCCACGCTGGCACACCGCATCTGTAAACGTGACTTCCTCCCGGAAGCGTCCCGCTTTGCGCAGTTAGAAGATCTTGACTGGGCTTTCGGCTCGATGGGCACGCAGGATAAGGGTAAACACCTGGCTACGATGTACCTCGAGGATTTGTCCGACCTGATCATGGAATGTGTGGACGAGCATTTTGGTTTCAGCCGCTATGCCGAACGTCTCGCGCGTTCTGCCAATAGTTTCGATGAATTGTACGCAGCGCTGCAAAAGGAATACACGTTTGTAGACGAGCTGATGATGCAATTGCTGGAAGAAAAGATGCAACGGGTGCAGCCGCAACTGGTGGCTATTTCCGTTCCGTTCCCGGGTAATTTATATGCCTCGCTGCGTTGCGGACAATGGATCAAACGTCACTTCCCGCAAACCAGGGTAGTGATGGGCGGCGGTTTCGCGAACACGGAACTGCGTTCGCTTTCCGACGCCCGTGTGTTCGAGTTTTATGATTTCATCACGCTCGACGATGGCGAAGCGCCGATCGAAAACCTGTTGAAACACGTACAGGGCGGAGCAGGGCAGGAGTTGCTGAAACGCACGTTCGCGCTGGTCAATGGCGAAGTCACGTACTTCAACAATGCTTCCTGCGCCGATTACAAACAAGGCCAGGTCGGTACGCCCGATTACCGCGACTTGTTACTGGATCAATACATATCTGCGATAGAAGTCGTAAACCCCATGCACCGCATGTGGAGTGATGGCCGCTGGAACAAGCTGACCATGGCGCACGGCTGCTATTGGGGCAAATGTACTTTCTGCGATATCTCTCTCGATTACATCCGCGTATATGAACCCATTGCGGCTTCGTTGTTATGCGACCGCATGGAGGAAATTATCGCCCAAACCGGGCAAAATGGTTTTCACTTCGTGGATGAAGCCGCCCCGCCTGCACTGATGCGCGCCCTGGCATTGGAAATCATCCGCAGGAAACTAAATGTCAGCTGGTGGACGAACGTGCGCTTTGAAAAAAGCTTTACCCGCGACCTTTGCCTGTTGCTGAAAAAATCGGGCTGCATCGCCGTTTCCGGTGGACTCGAAGTAGCCTCCGACCGCCTGCTGGAACTGATCCAGAAAGGGATCACTGTTGCGCAGGTCGCGCAGGTGAACCGTAACTTTACTGAGGCTGGCATTATGGTGCACGCCTACCTGATGTACGGCTTTCCGACGCAAACCGAGCAGGAAACGATCGACTCGATGGAGATGGTGAGGCAGATGTTCAAAACGGGCATCCTGCAATCTGCCTTCTGGCATTTGTTTACGATGACGGCACACAGCCCGGTGGGCATGGATCCAGCCAGGTATAAGGTGAAAAAGGAAACGGAACTGATAGGCGCTTTCGCTAACAACGATATCGTACACGTCGATGAAACCGGCGCAGATCATGAAGCATTTGGTTTCGGTTTGAAGAAGTCGCTGTTCAACTACATGCACGGCCTCTGCCTCGACGATCCCTTGCAGAAGTGGTTTGAGTTTAAAGTACCCAAAACCAAAGTAGCAACGGACTACATCGAAAAGAGCCTGGTAGAGGACATTTACGTAGCTCCGAAACCTACTACCAAAGTGGTTTGGCTGGGCAAGAAGCCGGGCGTAGAACACTTTACGAAATCAAAGAAGGGCCAGAGCTGGGAAATGACCTCACTCACCTTCCAGGACCGTAAAGAGAAAGCCAACATCAGCGTGAGCCAGCCGCAGGGCATATGGCTGGCGGAAATGCTGGAGAAGTTATCTGTCAATAACCCCAAAACCTACACCCTGCAGGAAGTAAAAGACAGTTACGCCGCCGCCGGTTTCGACGACTTTGAATTGTTTTGGGACAATAAGCCGGTGAGCACGTTGTATAAATTTGGTTTGTTAAAATTATGA